Proteins encoded by one window of Deinococcus sp. KSM4-11:
- a CDS encoding ABC transporter substrate-binding protein, which yields MKRAVLATLTVFTLGTAGAQTRTVTIGLGYFPNVQFTPFYVADKLGYFAAEGLSVHYQHGFINELMPLLLQGKLDFVVGDPEDAIFAKNQGADVKYVMTMYQKNPVTVFSLSPLASVAALKGKTIGIPGPFGSSYNALQALLDDANLKDGQDLKLATVGFTQVDAVRAGRVDAAVGFINNDVLNLAKASGKKVYTLDISGAYPMVGSGLIGSAKSLTGDLASKVVRASQRGLKFTIADPARAFKLAQPVFGTQGGTLDVLKASTPLMTSTWTQQNGIGSSSPAAWTKAVAALIKQGSLPASAKATDYYTNGYVSKTLK from the coding sequence ATGAAGCGCGCCGTCCTGGCCACCCTGACCGTGTTCACGCTCGGCACTGCCGGTGCCCAGACGCGCACCGTCACCATCGGGCTCGGGTACTTCCCGAACGTGCAGTTCACGCCGTTCTACGTGGCCGACAAACTCGGGTACTTCGCCGCCGAGGGCCTGAGCGTGCACTATCAGCACGGGTTCATCAACGAACTCATGCCGCTGCTGCTTCAGGGCAAGCTGGACTTCGTGGTCGGCGACCCCGAGGACGCCATCTTCGCGAAGAACCAGGGTGCGGACGTGAAGTACGTGATGACCATGTACCAGAAAAATCCTGTCACGGTGTTCAGCCTCAGTCCCCTGGCCAGCGTCGCCGCCCTGAAAGGCAAGACCATCGGCATTCCCGGCCCCTTCGGCAGTTCGTACAACGCCCTCCAGGCGCTGCTGGACGACGCAAACCTCAAGGACGGCCAGGATCTGAAGCTCGCCACTGTCGGCTTCACGCAGGTGGATGCCGTGCGCGCCGGACGGGTAGACGCTGCCGTCGGATTCATCAACAACGACGTCCTGAATCTCGCCAAGGCCAGCGGGAAGAAGGTGTACACCCTGGACATCAGCGGCGCGTACCCCATGGTCGGCTCCGGCCTGATCGGCAGCGCGAAAAGCCTGACGGGCGACCTCGCCAGCAAGGTCGTGCGCGCCAGCCAGCGCGGGCTGAAATTCACCATCGCCGATCCTGCCCGCGCCTTCAAGCTCGCGCAGCCCGTGTTTGGCACGCAGGGCGGCACCCTGGACGTCCTGAAGGCCAGCACCCCACTCATGACCAGCACCTGGACACAGCAAAACGGCATCGGCTCCAGCAGTCCCGCCGCGTGGACGAAAGCCGTGGCCGCCCTGATCAAGCAGGGCAGCCTCCCGGCCAGCGCCAAAGCCACCGACTACTACACCAACGGCTACGTGAGCAAAACGCTGAAGTAA